In the genome of Vanacampus margaritifer isolate UIUO_Vmar chromosome 1, RoL_Vmar_1.0, whole genome shotgun sequence, one region contains:
- the bgnb gene encoding biglycan b isoform X2: MNQLVNTHSPVPDLITKQTIGEERGDDYVLMQTDEQHQDPQNLKIQRQKRDAWWKRKHAATVDSFAYRIAGLGRPLAGWRINKKGDEASSTLIALLKEFHAEKRQLMDQGKEEEEEDDDDDDDDDDDDDDDDDDDDDDEEEEEEEEEEGEEEGNEEEEEEEEEEEATEAPGSHIETKSISPESPVGQCQTDMSEVSCRDVGMTHLPIIRNSGATKLDVGENNIRVLPPDIFSGVPKLESLDLSKNQLDDDSFSRNPLSNLTSLRKLNLDGNQLTAIPTLPPALEELSVSNNKLHSLSPHCFAGLTNLLSLELEGNILHEGGVSPQAFKPLKGLRHLKLENNRFRSLPRGLPRTLQTLEMDENLIEEVTEEALRGCSHLKTLDLSHNLLREGGLPQHVWSSLRRLEVLDLSHNQLTSMAMILPRRLLKLNLRHNNISHIPANIFRHLRPGLQSLGLSHNALRDEGIERGSFVGTFRSLVELLLDDNHLGEVPRWVRQFKNLQVLRLDSNYIRLVRRWEVCRPQNSGSTLVSVHLENNLLVPDKIPSNAFTCLTDAEGLVIYPQRGDFPEI, from the exons atgaatcaACTAGTCAACACCCATAGCCCGGTTCCTGACCtcatcacaaaacaaacaattg GTGAGGAAAGAGGAGACGATTATGTCCTGATGCAAACAGACGAGCAACACCAGGACCCCCAAAACCTGAAGATTCAGAGACAAAAGAGAGACGCCTGGTGGAAGAGGAAACATGCAGCCACAGTGGACTCGTTTGCATATAGAATA GCAGGTTTAGGGCGACCCCTGGCGGGATGGAGGATAAACAAAAAAGGAGACGAGGCGAGCAGCACATTAATTGCTCTACTGAAGGAGTTTCATGCTGAGAAGAGGCAACTCATGGATCAagggaaagaggaggaggaggaagatgatgatgatgatgatgacgacgacgacgatgatgatgacgatgatgatgatgatgatgatgatgaggaagaggaggaggaagag GAAGAGGAAGGGGAAGAAGAAgggaatgaggaagaggaggaggaggaggaggaagaagaggccaCTGAAGCTCCTGGCAGTCATATTGAAACAAAGAGCATCTCACCAGAGTCTCCCGTGGGTCAGTGTCAGACTGACATGAGTGAAGTCAGCTGCAGGGATGTCGGCATGACTCACCTGCCAATCATCCGCAACTCGGGGGCCACTAAGCTGGATGTGGGAG AGAACAACATCAGAGTCCTTCCTCCAGACATTTTCTCCGGCGTGCCAAAGTTGGAATCCCTGGACCTGAGCAAAAACCAACTGGATGATGATTCATTCAGCCGAAACCCGCTGTCT AACTTGACCTCTCTGAGGAAGCTGAACTTAGATGGCAACCAGCTCACCGCCATCCCCACGCTGCCGCCGGCTCTGGAAGAACTGAGCGTGAGCAACAACAAGCTACACAGCCTCTCCCCTCATTGTTTCGCAG GGTTGACGAACCTTTTGAGCCTGGAGCTGGAAGGCAACATTTTGCATGAGGGTGGGGTGTCACCTCAAGCATTCAAACCTCTCAAGGGGCTTCGTCACCTTAAACTGGAGAATAACAGATTCCGTTCTCTCCCACGCGGTCTTCCCCGCACTCTGCAG ACTTTAGAAATGGATGAAAATCTGATCGAGGAGGTGACGGAGGAAGCACTGAGGGGCTGCAGTCATTTGAAAACGTTGGACCTGAGTCATAACCTCCTGCGTGAGGGCGGACTGCCCCAACATGTCTGGAGCAGCCTTCG gagactTGAAGTCTTGGACCTGTCTCACAACCAGCTGACGTCAATGGCCATGATTCTTCCACGCCGTCTGCTCAAACTGAACCTCCGACATAACAACATCAGCCACATCCCCGCTAACATCTTTCGCCACCTACGGCCTGGCCTGCAATCGCTTGGTCTTTCCCACAATGCTTTGCGGGACGAGGGTATCGAGCGGGGCTCTTTTGTCGGAACTTTCCGCTCGCTTGTTGAGCTTCTGTTGGACGACAACCATCTGGGCGAGGTCCCTCGTTGGGTTCGACAGTTTAAGAATCTGCAAGTCCTGCGGCTGGACAGTAACTATATCAG GCTGGTGAGGCGGTGGGAAGTGTGTCGTCCCCAAAATTCTGGCTCCACCTTGGTTTCAGTCCACTTAGAAAATAACCTGTTGGTGCCAGACAAGATTCCCTCAAATGCCTTCACTTGCCTCACAGATGCTGAAGGACTTGTTATCTATCCGCAACGAGGGGATTTTCCCGAAATCTAG
- the bgnb gene encoding biglycan b isoform X1 — protein MPRSWVVLIWLSGTFLSGQSMSHDKVVGQSLQLEKTATPETGIRTRMTLSDSGVSFLAGEERGDDYVLMQTDEQHQDPQNLKIQRQKRDAWWKRKHAATVDSFAYRIAGLGRPLAGWRINKKGDEASSTLIALLKEFHAEKRQLMDQGKEEEEEDDDDDDDDDDDDDDDDDDDDDDEEEEEEEEEEGEEEGNEEEEEEEEEEEATEAPGSHIETKSISPESPVGQCQTDMSEVSCRDVGMTHLPIIRNSGATKLDVGENNIRVLPPDIFSGVPKLESLDLSKNQLDDDSFSRNPLSNLTSLRKLNLDGNQLTAIPTLPPALEELSVSNNKLHSLSPHCFAGLTNLLSLELEGNILHEGGVSPQAFKPLKGLRHLKLENNRFRSLPRGLPRTLQTLEMDENLIEEVTEEALRGCSHLKTLDLSHNLLREGGLPQHVWSSLRRLEVLDLSHNQLTSMAMILPRRLLKLNLRHNNISHIPANIFRHLRPGLQSLGLSHNALRDEGIERGSFVGTFRSLVELLLDDNHLGEVPRWVRQFKNLQVLRLDSNYIRLVRRWEVCRPQNSGSTLVSVHLENNLLVPDKIPSNAFTCLTDAEGLVIYPQRGDFPEI, from the exons ATGCCACGGTCATGGGTAGTGCTCATTTGGCTGAGTGGCACATTTTTATCCGGACAAAGCATGTCACATGACAAAGTTGTAGGACAGTCGCTTCAATTGGAAAAAACTGCAACCCCAGAAACTGGGATTCGTACCAGGATGACGTTATCAGATTCTGGTGTGTCTTTTCTTGCAG GTGAGGAAAGAGGAGACGATTATGTCCTGATGCAAACAGACGAGCAACACCAGGACCCCCAAAACCTGAAGATTCAGAGACAAAAGAGAGACGCCTGGTGGAAGAGGAAACATGCAGCCACAGTGGACTCGTTTGCATATAGAATA GCAGGTTTAGGGCGACCCCTGGCGGGATGGAGGATAAACAAAAAAGGAGACGAGGCGAGCAGCACATTAATTGCTCTACTGAAGGAGTTTCATGCTGAGAAGAGGCAACTCATGGATCAagggaaagaggaggaggaggaagatgatgatgatgatgatgacgacgacgacgatgatgatgacgatgatgatgatgatgatgatgatgaggaagaggaggaggaagag GAAGAGGAAGGGGAAGAAGAAgggaatgaggaagaggaggaggaggaggaggaagaagaggccaCTGAAGCTCCTGGCAGTCATATTGAAACAAAGAGCATCTCACCAGAGTCTCCCGTGGGTCAGTGTCAGACTGACATGAGTGAAGTCAGCTGCAGGGATGTCGGCATGACTCACCTGCCAATCATCCGCAACTCGGGGGCCACTAAGCTGGATGTGGGAG AGAACAACATCAGAGTCCTTCCTCCAGACATTTTCTCCGGCGTGCCAAAGTTGGAATCCCTGGACCTGAGCAAAAACCAACTGGATGATGATTCATTCAGCCGAAACCCGCTGTCT AACTTGACCTCTCTGAGGAAGCTGAACTTAGATGGCAACCAGCTCACCGCCATCCCCACGCTGCCGCCGGCTCTGGAAGAACTGAGCGTGAGCAACAACAAGCTACACAGCCTCTCCCCTCATTGTTTCGCAG GGTTGACGAACCTTTTGAGCCTGGAGCTGGAAGGCAACATTTTGCATGAGGGTGGGGTGTCACCTCAAGCATTCAAACCTCTCAAGGGGCTTCGTCACCTTAAACTGGAGAATAACAGATTCCGTTCTCTCCCACGCGGTCTTCCCCGCACTCTGCAG ACTTTAGAAATGGATGAAAATCTGATCGAGGAGGTGACGGAGGAAGCACTGAGGGGCTGCAGTCATTTGAAAACGTTGGACCTGAGTCATAACCTCCTGCGTGAGGGCGGACTGCCCCAACATGTCTGGAGCAGCCTTCG gagactTGAAGTCTTGGACCTGTCTCACAACCAGCTGACGTCAATGGCCATGATTCTTCCACGCCGTCTGCTCAAACTGAACCTCCGACATAACAACATCAGCCACATCCCCGCTAACATCTTTCGCCACCTACGGCCTGGCCTGCAATCGCTTGGTCTTTCCCACAATGCTTTGCGGGACGAGGGTATCGAGCGGGGCTCTTTTGTCGGAACTTTCCGCTCGCTTGTTGAGCTTCTGTTGGACGACAACCATCTGGGCGAGGTCCCTCGTTGGGTTCGACAGTTTAAGAATCTGCAAGTCCTGCGGCTGGACAGTAACTATATCAG GCTGGTGAGGCGGTGGGAAGTGTGTCGTCCCCAAAATTCTGGCTCCACCTTGGTTTCAGTCCACTTAGAAAATAACCTGTTGGTGCCAGACAAGATTCCCTCAAATGCCTTCACTTGCCTCACAGATGCTGAAGGACTTGTTATCTATCCGCAACGAGGGGATTTTCCCGAAATCTAG